The following proteins are encoded in a genomic region of Haloarcula salinisoli:
- a CDS encoding ATP-grasp domain-containing protein: MSIVVIGRAGLGEIQLLEAALRDQGGDPIVVDISEWPGGAPIRLDPASDEFVTDAQFSLDDVGSVYAHAPSLFRPTDICFKKQFDDQNPYSALIQLKEYRSLFESLCRVFESNGVPVIPSESTHYLQERKPWQLRQFEQRDLPVPDTVFTNDPSVVREFCSAHERVLFKPVSRGAEPNVVTEADLDPEKLANLETAPVQFQAFVPGEDLRVYVLDGAVVGATRYESEAYSFKVADRRGEEVELVPATLSSEVRETALAAADATGLTFGAVDIRRRPDGGHALLEVNQTPAFAYADANSGQSVSDALAKYLTTTAHQP; the protein is encoded by the coding sequence ATGTCTATTGTCGTCATCGGTCGGGCGGGGTTGGGTGAAATCCAGCTCCTCGAAGCAGCGCTCCGTGACCAGGGTGGTGACCCAATCGTCGTCGACATCTCCGAGTGGCCCGGCGGGGCTCCCATACGGCTCGACCCGGCGAGCGACGAGTTCGTCACGGACGCCCAGTTTTCCCTGGACGATGTCGGCAGCGTCTACGCCCACGCCCCCTCCCTGTTCCGACCAACAGATATCTGCTTCAAGAAACAGTTCGACGACCAGAACCCGTATTCGGCGTTGATACAGCTCAAGGAGTATCGCAGTCTCTTCGAAAGTCTCTGCCGGGTTTTCGAGTCGAACGGCGTTCCCGTGATTCCGAGCGAGTCCACCCACTACCTCCAGGAGCGAAAGCCCTGGCAGCTCCGCCAGTTCGAACAGCGGGACCTTCCGGTTCCAGATACGGTGTTTACCAACGACCCGTCGGTCGTCCGGGAGTTCTGTTCTGCACACGAGCGGGTACTGTTCAAACCAGTATCCCGCGGGGCGGAGCCAAACGTCGTGACCGAGGCGGACCTGGACCCCGAGAAGCTCGCTAACCTCGAGACTGCGCCGGTCCAGTTCCAGGCGTTCGTCCCCGGCGAGGACCTCCGGGTCTACGTTCTCGACGGCGCGGTTGTCGGTGCGACCAGATACGAGAGCGAGGCCTACTCGTTCAAGGTCGCGGACCGGCGCGGCGAGGAGGTCGAGCTGGTCCCGGCGACGCTCTCATCTGAGGTCCGCGAGACAGCACTGGCTGCCGCAGACGCGACCGGACTCACCTTCGGCGCCGTCGATATCCGCCGACGTCCCGATGGCGGGCACGCGCTCCTCGAGGTGAACCAGACCCCCGCGTTCGCCTACGCCGATGCCAACAGCGGCCAGTCTGTGAGCGATGCGCTGGCGAAGTACCTGACGACGACTGCCCACCAACCGTGA
- a CDS encoding cation diffusion facilitator family transporter → MAGSKSVVLAALVANGAIAILKFFGFLLTGSAAMLSETYHSLSDTGNQVFLLIGIRYSERKATRQHPFGYGKSQFFYSFLVSVFLFGIAGWESLKHGYSEITSHGGHGGGSGGIDFLFIQYTPPAWLDPVWVNYTVLLGAFAFETWALYKARAEMQRQMKRNDWDSYREAFRKTSDVTTLTALTEDTIALLGIVIALVGLVLAQLTDNPVYDQISAVLIGIMLMGFALALAWENKRLLLGESLPADEGKRLRDVITSNEHVESIVDFRTVYFGPNEVIVSADIAFRDGLETEAMDDAITAIEDELKATNGDIRKVYIEPEAVPEAA, encoded by the coding sequence ATGGCAGGCAGCAAATCAGTCGTCTTAGCCGCCCTGGTCGCCAACGGAGCCATTGCTATCCTGAAGTTCTTCGGCTTCCTGTTGACCGGGAGCGCAGCGATGCTGTCGGAGACCTACCACTCTCTCTCCGACACTGGCAACCAGGTGTTCCTCCTCATCGGTATCCGCTACTCCGAGCGGAAAGCCACCCGACAGCACCCCTTCGGTTACGGCAAATCACAGTTCTTCTACAGCTTTCTGGTCTCGGTGTTCCTGTTCGGTATCGCGGGCTGGGAGAGCCTGAAACACGGCTACAGCGAGATTACCAGCCACGGCGGCCACGGCGGGGGCAGCGGCGGCATCGACTTCCTCTTTATCCAGTACACGCCGCCGGCGTGGCTCGACCCGGTATGGGTGAACTACACGGTCCTGCTGGGCGCCTTTGCCTTCGAGACGTGGGCGCTGTACAAGGCCCGCGCGGAGATGCAACGGCAGATGAAACGCAACGACTGGGACAGTTACCGGGAGGCGTTCCGCAAGACCAGCGACGTGACGACGCTGACCGCACTGACCGAGGACACCATCGCGCTGCTGGGTATCGTCATCGCGCTCGTGGGGCTCGTCCTCGCACAGCTGACCGACAACCCCGTCTACGACCAGATTTCGGCGGTGCTCATCGGTATCATGCTGATGGGCTTTGCCCTGGCGCTGGCCTGGGAGAACAAGCGGCTCCTGCTGGGCGAGAGCCTCCCCGCAGACGAGGGCAAGCGACTGCGTGACGTCATCACCAGTAACGAGCACGTCGAATCCATCGTCGACTTCCGGACGGTGTATTTCGGTCCCAACGAAGTCATCGTCTCCGCGGATATCGCCTTCCGTGACGGCCTCGAGACCGAGGCGATGGACGACGCGATTACGGCTATCGAGGACGAACTGAAAGCCACCAACGGCGACATCCGCAAGGTGTACATCGAGCCCGAAGCGGTCCCGGAAGCGGCCTGA
- a CDS encoding aminopeptidase, with the protein MDPRIREHASVIVDHSIDLSEGDDLVIDAHPVAEDLVVALHELAADRGANPLVVQDRLGERYQRAFLRNRDEFETPGHMEALYEAMDCYIAIRANANVTETSDVDPETNAAYQQAMQPLLAERLSKPWCLTQYPAAANAQLAGMSTEAYEDFVWDAVNKDWDAVREHQSQMVDILDPADEVRIVSGERTDVTMSVAGNPTLNDYGEKNLPGGEVFTAPVADSVEGEVLFDKPLYHQGREITDVFLRFEGGDVVEHSAGKNEDLLSEVLSTDEGASRLGELGIGMNRDIDRFTYNMLFDEKMGDTVHMAVGRAYEETVGEDNEQNDSAVHVDMIVDMSEESFIEVDGEKVQEDGTFVFEE; encoded by the coding sequence ATGGACCCGCGAATCCGCGAACACGCGTCCGTCATCGTCGACCACTCCATCGACCTCTCCGAGGGCGACGACCTCGTCATCGACGCCCATCCCGTCGCCGAGGACCTCGTCGTCGCGCTCCACGAACTCGCCGCCGACCGCGGTGCGAACCCGCTCGTCGTCCAGGACCGGCTGGGCGAGCGCTATCAACGGGCCTTCCTCCGGAACCGCGACGAGTTCGAAACGCCCGGCCACATGGAGGCGCTGTACGAGGCGATGGACTGCTATATCGCCATCCGAGCGAACGCGAACGTCACCGAGACCAGCGACGTCGACCCCGAGACCAACGCCGCCTACCAGCAGGCGATGCAACCGCTGCTCGCCGAGCGGCTGTCGAAGCCGTGGTGTCTCACCCAGTACCCGGCCGCGGCCAACGCCCAGCTTGCGGGGATGTCCACCGAGGCCTACGAAGACTTCGTCTGGGACGCCGTCAACAAGGACTGGGACGCCGTTCGGGAACACCAGTCACAGATGGTCGACATCTTAGACCCCGCAGACGAGGTCCGCATCGTCTCCGGCGAACGGACCGACGTGACGATGTCCGTCGCCGGCAACCCGACGCTCAACGACTACGGCGAGAAGAACCTCCCCGGCGGCGAGGTCTTCACCGCGCCCGTCGCCGACAGCGTCGAGGGCGAGGTCCTCTTCGACAAACCCCTCTACCACCAGGGCCGGGAGATTACCGACGTTTTCCTCCGGTTCGAGGGCGGCGACGTGGTCGAACACAGCGCCGGCAAGAACGAGGACTTGCTGTCGGAAGTCCTCTCGACCGACGAGGGCGCGAGCCGGCTGGGCGAGCTCGGCATCGGGATGAACCGCGACATCGACCGCTTTACCTACAACATGCTGTTCGACGAGAAGATGGGCGACACCGTTCACATGGCCGTCGGTCGCGCCTACGAGGAGACCGTCGGCGAGGACAACGAGCAGAACGACTCCGCGGTCCACGTCGACATGATCGTCGACATGAGCGAGGAGTCGTTCATCGAGGTGGACGGGGAGAAAGTGCAGGAGGATGGGACGTTCGTGTTCGAGGAGTAG
- a CDS encoding SHOCT domain-containing protein: MNDSSGAALGRIVRLALVALVVVLAATGPAAAHSGDDGRHHHDGWMGTHGGMGWGMGWGVWLLWPALLLLGGVAAYALYRSADGASNGGGSDDAMSALRERYARGDIDDEEFERRRQTLQRGEP; encoded by the coding sequence ATGAACGACAGTTCGGGAGCGGCGCTCGGTCGTATCGTCCGGCTCGCGCTCGTCGCGCTGGTCGTCGTGCTCGCGGCCACCGGTCCGGCCGCCGCCCACTCCGGTGACGACGGCAGGCACCACCACGACGGCTGGATGGGGACCCACGGCGGGATGGGCTGGGGCATGGGCTGGGGCGTCTGGCTCCTGTGGCCCGCGCTCCTCCTGCTCGGCGGCGTCGCCGCCTACGCCCTCTACAGGAGTGCAGACGGGGCCAGCAACGGCGGCGGCAGCGACGACGCGATGTCGGCGCTCCGAGAGCGGTACGCCCGGGGCGACATCGACGACGAAGAGTTCGAACGGCGGCGGCAGACGCTGCAGCGCGGGGAGCCCTAG
- a CDS encoding metallophosphoesterase — translation MLTVISDTHGTDSHRLTGQTLDAVRAADHVVHAGDFTTEAVYDAIQAEAAGLTAVAGNNERPALRERLPAEATVEWAGHRLLVVHGHRHSDTALAMLARQEDADIVVVGHSHRPELGELDGRLLVNPGSYADPRRYRPAHAELDVDEGALRVRLRSPDGEVFETVTRPR, via the coding sequence ATGCTCACCGTCATCTCCGATACGCACGGCACCGACTCCCACCGACTGACTGGCCAGACCCTCGATGCGGTCCGGGCCGCCGACCACGTGGTCCACGCCGGGGATTTCACGACCGAAGCCGTCTACGACGCTATCCAGGCTGAGGCCGCCGGGCTGACTGCGGTCGCCGGCAACAACGAGCGGCCGGCGCTGCGGGAACGCCTGCCTGCCGAGGCGACCGTCGAGTGGGCCGGCCACCGTCTCCTGGTCGTCCACGGCCACCGCCACTCCGACACCGCCCTGGCCATGCTCGCCCGTCAGGAGGACGCGGATATCGTCGTCGTCGGCCACTCCCATCGGCCCGAACTCGGCGAGCTGGACGGTCGGTTGCTCGTCAATCCGGGGAGCTACGCCGACCCGCGCCGCTACCGCCCGGCCCACGCCGAACTCGACGTCGACGAGGGGGCGCTTCGGGTCCGCCTGCGTTCGCCCGACGGGGAAGTTTTCGAGACGGTCACGCGGCCACGGTGA
- a CDS encoding ATP-dependent DNA helicase, with amino-acid sequence MTTDDGYLRFFPFEEPYDHQREAMDTIYEALGEGDDVLFEGACGTGKTLASLVPALEHARETGKTVVITTNVHQQMRQFVEDARAITEQERLRAVVFRGKGSMCHIDVDYEECQALRDTTRELVDVEEDIAQLEEREGELLAAGQDGDSEAMEARNAVVEELRDLQEEMDELESERSTCDHYYRNLTVDTSEFYAWLYDDVRTPDDVYEYAGDRGLCGYELLKEGMEGVDLVVCNYHHLLDPTIREQFFRWIGRDPEDIIAVFDEAHNVESAARDHARRTLTENTVDQAIEELSGVEDSRAENAANVLGTFRDALVETYEDSFGFGDREAVDEHWDDITIANDDRKDDLTLSFFQAYSGPGFHEEVDLALDLGRELDERYEEQFKEGELDTRKECQTLQAAGFLADWLSESDATGQYPVVSVRRDESTSEVYGRAELYTCIPEQVTRELFDDLHAAVLMSATVRPFDVTEDVVGLDEPVTMAYGDQFPEDRRRTYAVSGPALFSSERDDPETQRTIARTLEDIIRFTPGNTLVFCPSYSEAERYHQMVAVSGTRYLDEPGKQARDLREAFTDDDGAVLFTSLWGTLGEGVSYDGDDARTVVVLGVPYPHLDDRMEAVQDAYQTAFGEGEGDHREASKDDEAGWRYAVEIPTVRKTRQALGRVVRSPEDFGARILLDKRYTEAAEMEMHDYAVRGRFPPEERKEMVDIGPEKLKFALLNFYQDMGAYDGPPPKP; translated from the coding sequence GTGACGACAGACGACGGCTATCTACGCTTTTTCCCCTTCGAGGAGCCCTACGACCACCAGCGGGAGGCGATGGACACCATCTACGAGGCGCTGGGGGAGGGCGACGACGTGCTCTTCGAGGGGGCCTGCGGAACGGGGAAGACGCTCGCGTCGCTGGTCCCGGCGCTGGAACACGCCCGCGAGACGGGCAAGACCGTCGTCATCACGACCAACGTCCACCAGCAGATGCGCCAGTTCGTCGAGGACGCCCGCGCCATCACCGAACAGGAGCGGCTCCGTGCGGTCGTCTTCCGGGGGAAGGGGTCGATGTGTCACATCGACGTGGACTACGAGGAGTGCCAGGCCCTGCGGGACACGACCCGGGAACTCGTCGACGTGGAGGAAGACATCGCTCAGCTGGAAGAGCGCGAGGGGGAGCTACTGGCGGCGGGCCAGGACGGTGACAGCGAGGCGATGGAGGCCCGCAACGCCGTCGTCGAGGAGCTGCGGGACCTCCAGGAAGAGATGGACGAACTCGAGAGCGAACGGTCGACCTGTGACCACTACTACCGGAACCTCACCGTCGACACCAGCGAGTTCTACGCCTGGCTCTACGACGACGTGCGCACGCCCGACGACGTCTACGAGTACGCCGGCGACCGGGGGCTGTGTGGGTACGAGCTCCTCAAGGAGGGGATGGAGGGCGTCGACCTCGTCGTCTGTAACTATCATCACCTGCTGGACCCGACCATCCGCGAGCAGTTCTTCCGCTGGATCGGCCGGGACCCCGAGGACATCATCGCCGTCTTCGACGAGGCCCACAACGTCGAGTCCGCCGCTCGCGACCACGCCCGCCGTACGCTGACCGAGAACACCGTAGACCAGGCCATCGAGGAGCTCTCCGGCGTCGAGGACTCGCGAGCCGAGAACGCCGCGAACGTGCTGGGTACCTTTCGGGACGCGCTGGTCGAGACCTACGAGGATTCGTTTGGATTTGGCGACCGCGAGGCCGTCGACGAGCACTGGGACGACATCACCATCGCGAACGACGACCGGAAGGACGATCTGACCCTCTCGTTCTTCCAGGCCTACAGCGGGCCGGGCTTTCACGAGGAGGTCGACCTGGCGCTGGACCTCGGTCGGGAACTCGACGAGCGCTACGAGGAGCAGTTCAAAGAGGGGGAACTGGACACCCGCAAGGAGTGCCAGACGCTCCAGGCAGCGGGCTTTCTGGCCGACTGGCTCTCCGAATCGGACGCCACCGGGCAGTACCCCGTCGTCAGCGTCCGACGGGACGAGTCCACGAGCGAGGTCTACGGCCGCGCGGAGCTGTACACCTGCATCCCGGAGCAGGTGACCCGCGAGCTGTTCGACGATCTGCACGCCGCCGTGTTGATGAGCGCCACCGTCCGCCCCTTCGACGTGACCGAGGACGTCGTCGGCCTGGACGAGCCGGTGACGATGGCCTACGGCGACCAGTTTCCGGAAGACCGGCGCCGGACCTACGCCGTCTCCGGGCCGGCGCTGTTTTCCAGCGAACGGGACGACCCCGAGACCCAGCGCACGATAGCGCGAACCCTGGAGGATATCATCCGCTTTACCCCCGGAAACACGCTCGTCTTCTGCCCCTCCTACAGCGAGGCCGAGCGCTACCACCAGATGGTGGCCGTCTCCGGGACCCGGTATCTTGACGAACCGGGCAAACAGGCCCGCGACCTGCGGGAGGCTTTCACCGACGACGACGGCGCCGTCCTCTTTACCTCGCTGTGGGGGACGCTGGGCGAGGGCGTGAGCTACGACGGCGACGACGCCCGGACCGTCGTCGTGCTGGGCGTGCCCTATCCCCATCTGGACGACCGGATGGAAGCGGTCCAGGACGCCTACCAGACCGCGTTCGGGGAGGGCGAGGGCGACCACCGGGAGGCCTCGAAGGACGACGAGGCCGGCTGGCGCTACGCCGTCGAGATTCCCACTGTCAGAAAGACCAGACAGGCCCTGGGCCGGGTGGTCCGCTCGCCAGAGGACTTCGGCGCGCGCATCCTGCTGGATAAGCGCTACACCGAAGCGGCGGAGATGGAGATGCACGACTACGCCGTCCGCGGCCGGTTCCCGCCCGAGGAGCGCAAGGAGATGGTCGACATCGGCCCCGAGAAGTTGAAGTTCGCGCTGTTGAACTTCTATCAGGATATGGGCGCCTACGACGGGCCACCGCCGAAGCCGTAG
- the serB gene encoding phosphoserine phosphatase SerB: MLVAFDFDGTLSDSEMTVLLGNQNGTAQDMADITERAMNNEIEYAESLRQRCELLADLPDEQAQAAFDEVELRPGAAEVIAALREAGHYVSILTGGFDRGVEAALETEGVEVDAIVANRLPVADGALTGAVEGPLIEGTKDDALEVATAIVGEDRSDTIAIGDGANDLPMLEVAGLAVGFEPKPAVEPACDVTVSTMDELYTLLEERDVL; the protein is encoded by the coding sequence ATGCTAGTCGCCTTCGACTTCGACGGGACCCTCTCCGACTCGGAGATGACCGTGTTGCTGGGCAACCAGAACGGCACCGCCCAGGACATGGCCGATATCACCGAGCGGGCGATGAACAACGAGATAGAATACGCCGAGAGCCTTCGCCAGCGCTGTGAACTGCTCGCTGACCTGCCCGACGAGCAGGCACAGGCGGCCTTCGACGAGGTCGAGCTGCGCCCCGGCGCGGCCGAGGTCATCGCCGCGCTACGGGAGGCCGGCCACTACGTCTCGATTCTGACCGGCGGGTTCGACCGCGGGGTCGAAGCTGCACTCGAAACGGAGGGCGTCGAGGTCGACGCCATCGTCGCCAACCGCCTGCCGGTCGCGGACGGCGCACTGACCGGCGCGGTCGAAGGCCCGCTCATCGAGGGCACCAAAGACGACGCCCTGGAAGTCGCGACGGCTATCGTCGGCGAGGACCGGTCGGATACCATCGCCATCGGCGACGGCGCCAACGACCTCCCGATGCTCGAAGTCGCCGGACTGGCCGTCGGCTTCGAGCCGAAACCCGCCGTCGAGCCCGCGTGTGACGTGACCGTCTCGACGATGGACGAGCTGTACACGCTGCTCGAAGAGCGAGACGTGCTGTAG
- a CDS encoding permease, with protein sequence MQMILIDSVLEALRIGVGFLWTAAWAIIMGLVITSLVQVYVSKERMAQLLGRGDVRGVTRATLFGAASSGCSFGAVAIGKGLFKKGAHVVPFLAFMFASTNLIVELGLMILVLLGWEFLLAELLGGLILIAVMALLVHLTLPETLFERVREELAERDREAGTTEDPTCGMEGKDEYTVVTDGGETLKFCSPGCLETYEQAVAGRGSWREELRSWGGWYKVANQYRKEWSMLWTDVVAGFLISGFVIVFVPQWVWNSLFLGGDGVLVSAENAVMGVAIAVVSFVGSMGNVPFAVALWGGGVSFAGVIAFVYADLITIPVLNVYRKYYGWKVMLYILGVFFVTMAFTGFLMEQLFDLLGIVPDLAGGETATEQEFFVVDYTLVLNLLAFGLSGFLLYVYRRGLGAPGQYRDPVCGMRVGDDGPSAAADGETYHFCSATCRRTFEESPGAYTADHSVPADGTAHDHH encoded by the coding sequence ATGCAGATGATACTCATCGACAGCGTGCTCGAAGCGCTCCGCATCGGCGTCGGCTTCCTCTGGACGGCGGCCTGGGCCATCATCATGGGACTTGTCATCACCAGCCTCGTTCAGGTGTACGTCTCGAAAGAACGGATGGCCCAGCTCCTCGGCCGCGGCGACGTTCGGGGCGTCACGCGAGCGACGCTGTTCGGCGCGGCCAGCAGCGGCTGTAGCTTCGGCGCCGTCGCCATCGGCAAGGGACTGTTCAAGAAGGGGGCCCACGTCGTCCCGTTCCTCGCCTTTATGTTCGCGTCGACCAACCTCATCGTCGAACTGGGGCTGATGATACTCGTCCTGCTGGGCTGGGAGTTCCTGCTGGCCGAACTGCTCGGTGGACTGATACTCATCGCCGTGATGGCGCTGCTGGTCCACCTGACGCTGCCCGAGACGCTCTTCGAGCGGGTTCGCGAGGAGCTGGCCGAACGCGACCGCGAGGCCGGCACCACGGAGGACCCGACCTGTGGGATGGAGGGCAAAGACGAGTACACCGTCGTCACGGACGGTGGGGAGACGCTCAAATTCTGTTCGCCGGGCTGTCTGGAGACCTACGAGCAGGCGGTCGCGGGGCGGGGAAGCTGGCGCGAGGAACTGCGCTCGTGGGGCGGCTGGTACAAAGTCGCGAACCAGTACCGCAAGGAGTGGTCGATGCTCTGGACGGACGTCGTCGCCGGCTTCCTGATATCCGGGTTCGTCATCGTCTTCGTCCCACAGTGGGTGTGGAACAGCCTGTTCCTCGGCGGCGACGGGGTCCTCGTGAGTGCCGAGAACGCCGTGATGGGGGTTGCTATCGCCGTGGTGAGCTTCGTCGGCAGCATGGGCAACGTCCCGTTCGCCGTCGCACTCTGGGGCGGCGGTGTCAGCTTCGCCGGCGTCATCGCGTTCGTCTACGCCGACCTCATCACGATTCCAGTCCTGAACGTCTACCGGAAGTACTACGGCTGGAAAGTGATGCTGTACATCCTCGGCGTCTTCTTCGTGACGATGGCGTTTACCGGGTTCCTGATGGAACAGCTGTTCGACCTGCTGGGCATCGTCCCGGACCTCGCCGGCGGCGAGACGGCCACCGAACAGGAGTTCTTCGTGGTCGATTACACGCTCGTACTGAACCTGCTGGCCTTTGGGCTCTCCGGGTTCCTGCTGTACGTCTACCGCCGTGGGCTGGGCGCGCCCGGCCAGTACCGCGACCCGGTCTGTGGGATGCGGGTCGGCGATGACGGACCCAGTGCGGCGGCCGACGGCGAAACCTACCACTTCTGTTCGGCGACGTGTCGACGGACCTTCGAGGAGTCACCAGGTGCGTACACCGCCGACCACTCCGTTCCGGCCGACGGGACGGCCCACGACCACCACTGA